TGAAGAAACGCTGTCGTTTTTTGAATCTGGGGGTGCTGAATTGTTGTATGAAATTCGGTTGCTTAGTGGTAAGCAACGAACGGATGCTGCTAGTTTTATAGTGAGGAATGGGTTTGATATGAAGCAAGCGCAGGATTTAGCTAGGTCAATGAAGGATTTCCCGCGAAGACGAATCGATTATGGTTGGGACAAGTTTACTGGTGATTCTCCTGGTGATTGTTTGGCTTTTTGGTTCTTTAGGCTAGCTCAAGAACATGCTGCTGCAGCTGCTGAGGATTCGAGGGTTGAGGCAATGGAGAAGGCACTTGAAGTTGTGGAGACTGAAAGTGCTAGAAATGTGCTTGTAGAGGTGTTAGAAGGAAAAGGGGTTGATAAAGAGAGTGTAATTGATGAGCAGGTGAAAGTGCCTTTGGTGAGGATGAAGCTAGGGGAGGTAGCAGAGTCGACGAAAGTAGTGGTTTTGCCTGTTTGCAAGGCGGAGAAGAGGGAGTTTGAGGTGGAGGCAGCGCCATGGGAATGTGGTGGTGTGGGGGAGTTTGGTGTAGTGGAGGCAGAGAAGGATTGGAGGAGATGGGTAGTTTTGCCTGGATGGCAACCAATTGCAGGATTAGAGAGAGGTGGAGTTGCAGTATCGTTCAAGAATGGGAAGCTTTTGCCATGGAAGGAGAAGAGGAAGTACAAGGAAGAGCCAGTTTTGGTAGTGGCTGATAGAGGAAGGAAGGAAGTGGTTGTGGATGATGGGTTTTACTTGGTGCTTAGTGGTGGCAATGGGAGCGGTGACGAGGGATTGAAAGTGGAAAGAGGGTTGAACTTGAAGGAAATGGGAGTCGAAATGAGCTTGGGAATGGTGCTTTTGGTAGTTAGGCCACCAAGATGGGAAGATGAAGATCAACAAATTGATGAAGATTAGGATGCTGTAAAAATGCAGCCTTTCTGTATGCTATCAATGGCAAAAATTTTGAGTATCACAGTAAGATATACAATGTTGTATTAACATTTTTGCATTAGAAGAAACAGAATGTACAAATTCAGGATTCACTTGTATTGTTGTGAAGTGAAACTTGATCGTATTTGTTGAATAAGAACACCATATTTCTTTGTTCTGAATCTTTGACATGCATTTGTCTAAATAATTGTACAATCAATCTCAAACAAATGTAAGCAAAAGCAAGCACACATATGATATAGATAATCGCCATGAGCTCATGAATATAACACATATCGAACAAATTCAATCGAGGTAATAAGCACAGTATAATGTCATTGCGCCAATTTATTCAATAGATTAACATAACATAGCAGAAACCTTTACATGTACTAGCAGCTTGTCGAAAAAAAAGCATGCATATATGAGTTTTGCACAGCCCATATTGTAACTTGACATGTCGCTAAACTACATTAGTTCTCAGTTATCTCACCACAATCATCGATTAAGACAGGGCATGATGTTTTCCCACTATCTGAACCAACCTTTTCCATTGCCTCGACAACATTATAGCCATCAACAACCTTCCCAAACACGACGTGTTTACCATCAAGCCAAGGTGTTGCTACTGTGGTGATAAAGAATTGAGATCCATTGGTGTTTCGTCCAGAATTTGCCATTGAAAGAAGGCCAGGTATAGTATGCATCACACTGAAGTTCTCATCAGCAAATTTAGTACCATATATAGATTCTCCACCAGTCCCATTTCCTCTGGTGAAATCTCCACCCTGACACATGAACTGTGGAATGATTCGATGAAAACCCGACCCCTTGTAATGTAATGGCTTCCCTAACTGCCCGATCCCTTTCTCCCCCGTACACAGAGCTCGAAAGTTCTCAGCAGTTTTAGGAGTCTTATCTTTAAACAGCTCCATTACAACTCTCCCAGCTTTGGCATTGCCAATCAATATATCAAAGAAAACCTTCGGATTCTTCGCCATTGTCACTTCTAAACCTGAATTATAACATACACGCGATGGAGATTATCAAATAACTTTACAtgacaacaaaaataaacaGAGCAGAATTTGCATAACAATTAGCCTTTTTTCTGCTTAACACAGAATTAGCATATCCCGTGAAGGTGGTGTGTATGTAGCCTTACCCCAAACTGAGGTAGAGACGTTGCTTCCGATAGAAAACACAAACACCAATACAATATTAAACACATTTCAACCAAGAGAAAACACAAAATGTAcaaatttttattactatttgtAACTAAATATTAAACAAATGGCAACCATGCTCATAGTTTAGACCACAAAAACCACTAAATCAATCAAAAGATTACTCCCTAATACCACAGATAACAATAAAAACACACCACACTGGAAAAGATCCCACAGTTACCACAAAcatcataaaaatcatgactTCGTGGGGAAAAAAACATCCACAAATTCACTACTTGACTCACAAAGATCTAATCAGTGGATTGTTACTCAACATCCAttgaatcaaaatcaaaaattcaaaaaatataagacAAAATATACATCACATAACAAATCCCTCCTGAGTAATTGCAAAAAAATGCAGATCAAGAGAACACCTTTAAAAGGATTAGCTGTTACATGAAACATTTTAATATCGCACAAGTTTTGAGCTCCACAGTGGTTTATCAAATTCTAACTGTGAAGCCTTCGATATGTGctatttttctctataaaaaaGATGCAGAAAACAACGACTTTgatgaaaagagaagaaaaatttaCATACCTTTAGATGCAGAAGAAGAATTTTGCAGGCTTGAAGAGAAATGGCGTAGGGTTTATCAGATTTATAGGGAAGGCGAGTGATTTGGGggattagggtttagggtttaattTTGGTCTTTTTGCAATGGCTACCCATACTAATTTAGAACTTTACATATTTTACCCCAAATGTTTTTTTAAGTGACATTTTACTCTATTTGTTCGACaccataaaattatgaaatttttaggAATTCAAAAAGAgtaatttgatttatattgatcgttaaatataattttattttttaaaaatactcacAATTTTCATGTTCAGATATTATAATAGGATTAGGAGGTCGTCAAATTCATCTATTTTTTTCGTTATGAACTCGAattaattttcttcattttataaaattatttcacaaataaagaaattaatatgaGTGAAGTTTGTTCAcacatgttttatatattagttAGACATCATTTGTTTGCACGTATAATCGgtagatatattttatattcacttagatttaattatttgattagtTTAAATAAGTTTTGTATGAACAAAGTCTCAATAGTGATctaaataatacattttaaaattagacTTGTTAAAAGGATTGGTTGTTAGTCAAATTGATTATTGAGGTCTGATAATGAAGTTGCAAAGTTACtgaaatttaacttttattGAAATTTGAGCTCTTGAAAATGGGTGATGAAATGACAAATGCGGACCTCTTGAAGATGAGTAACActcctttttatttatcttatcGTCCTTACTGTTTATTTAAATCTCGtcctttttaagttttatttaaagCTTATTCACTTTGAATCATAGAATTTGCTATGTCAACGTGCAATATTCTCAGACATAACTCATCACATAAGTCATAGGAATATTTGAACAATCTCAACATGTAATATTTCATTTTACACGCAAAGGGAACGAAGAAAAGGTCGACAAGAAGAGTTGCTCAGATGGTAAGCTCCCGCTACCTCCAACTCTAAGATTGTGGGTTGAGTTCGTTTCCACTTTTACTCGCACCCTTGAATTCATGTTCTTCTCAAATTTTTAGTATTCGTTCTCAGAGTAAATACAATATCATAACTACTAATGACTAATTCTGCAACCAGACGTACCTTGCTACAATGATTGTGTTACAAGAGTACTAAAATCAACCAAGCCATTGTTGACACTTTCGATCCCCACTGCCTCCAACAGCACGACGGATGCTGATCTTCTCATTTGCATATTTTTCCTGGAGATGCTCGAAAGCATTAACATCAAGTTTCCCGGAGACAGATTTCCCTTGCTTCCTCCGAACTTGCTGTTCACGGACAGAAGCCCAAAGTTTCTCGATAGCATCCCTCTGTCGGGAGGTGAACCTTGAAATGTTGTCAAAGGCATGCTTGACTAAGATGTCAATAGAGGTTTGGCACCTGACAAGTAGAGAAGTCACACTTCTATGAGAAATTGTAAGATAATAGGGAATTCGACATTTTAAATCTGAAAGACATAACAAGGCTTAGAATTGTCAATAGATACTTGACCATGGGGTTTTGTAACGATTAGCTGCAATTTCTAAGCAGGAAATCAAGGCTTCTCGCTGTGATCTCAGGAATCTCttggtttcttcttcttcttgtcctTTTCTTGCTTTTGTCGATGTGACCCTCTTCCCCTTTGACCTGTCATCTTTTTTTGATGTGCTTGGAATCAAATCATCAAGTCCAAATGGATCACTCTCCTCCTTATCTTCTGTCTGGGCGGCGTCTTCATTGGCGGCTTCTGACTTTTCTATCAAAGCAGCAGCCTCTTCTCCGTCATCATCTTCAGTTGCAACGGGAAGATTTGAAATTGTTTCTTTAATTCTGCCTGTTGCTTTTGAAAACTGAAATGTAGCCAAGCAGAGAAAAGATGAAGATAAAAAGATTGTCATAATTCAAGATATATCGAGGAAACAAATTTTAGGACAAATCACAGGTTAGTAGCAAATTTTGACCAAAATATGTGTTGCTTGGACGGTGTGGGCACCCGACACACGTGGGGATCTAGAAATTAGATTCATCAGGTGTTATGATACAGCCAATAGATGTATATTTCGACAAgtaattgaaattttgaagtaaagctagttcaattatatttttgtaagcacttaatatttaatttagaaaaatcaaGTATCCGATCAACCTATGCATATTATGATAGGTGTATTTAAAGCACGCAAGTTAGATTGACCAAGTTCAGTGCGGCTCCCATACCCACACACACTCAAATCGTGTCGGATCGACACAAGTGCAGCAAGGATTCTGAATGATCTAAGCAACACAGACCAAAATAGTCTTTCAAATATATCATTTGATGCAATTTGGTCCACAACATCCCTCAGACTAAGCCAAAAGTGAGAACTGTTTTTCTACAAACTAACTGACCTTATATGAAGTGTGTCTTATTCAAGACAATCTTAACATCAGAAGAATTCAAATGGTGCATAGGTATTTATGTGTCAAATGGAATCTTAGAGTGTGTGGCATCTATTTCTGCATTGTACCATAGCAACTAACATTTAGAGTTATGTTTTTCTCAGTTTTTGGACTTGCCTGGGTCATGCCAAACAGTATCAAGGAAGCTTATGAGAGCTGGTGTTCATGGAGAGTTGGCAAATCCATCAAAAAGATAAGGTCAATGGTGCCTGGTGCATTCAGAATGAAAGGAATCGTAGGTATTTTGATGTACTTCAACTCCTAACCATACTCTTAAAGAATGCtgtttaattaacttattcAGTTGGTTCAAGCAGAGCCTGTAACAAGTACTGATcattttctggattttatttGCTTCTTAGTTGTATTGTAAACTTTTGTACAGGAGCAGACATCTCCCTTTTTGTTGTAATGTTTTCTATGCATCTTCTTTGATGTCAATTTCACGAAATTCCCTTcatctaataaaaaaaaacataccatCAAAACTAAAGGGaacttgcacatgtgcttgGTCATTTGACCAGATGAAGATAACCTGTCTCTATTTCCTGGCCTAAATTAGCAATGAGTATGGCACAGTCGAAAAGAAATCCCCAAATGAGTTATAGAAGACAATAATATTGGGTTATCAGCAAAAGATCACGGCCAATCTGCATTTCACATTCATTCAAATCAAGCTAACAATTCTCAGTGACAAAAATGAAAAGCAATGACCATTAAAGTGAATCACTCTGCACATAGCATTCATAGGCATTTACTTTCCACCGATAAAGGTTCAAATACATTAATGTCATACTGAGTCAGAAAGTTTACTTAAATTCTCTAAGCTACTGGTCTACACAGAACAATATTATTTGCTCATGAAACAAGTCAAATTGCAAAAGTACATAAATTGAGATGATCTGAAATCATTTCAATTAGAAGTTTGAATATCCATTAAAATGACTGATGTCTCATGAAAACCAAAGTTATTGCAAGAAATAGGGATAGAGGGCGTAGATATAAAATAGTAGAATAAAAGAAGTTAACCAGAAGATAACTCCTAAAATTGAATTTACAACTTCCTTACTTAAAAAACAACTTAAGTCAATCCACTTATAAGGAAGTGCAACATCAATCATTCTTAGCCTCATTTGGACCCGAGGGATATTCTGGTGCTATTTCAACTCCTGGCCATGCTCATTTTTGGCTTTTCTATTTTATAGATAAGTCAGTAGAAAACAAATTGCCAGAACACTCCCAAATTGCATCTGATACTGTTTCTTCCACAAAAACATGCCACATCTAAAAATATCCCTCTTCTGCAAGTCTTAACCTGGACCATCATTAAATGTCCATTATTTGATCTTTTTACAGTTCACAAAAATCATTGGAGCATCAAGAGTTTTACATGCTAATCAAGGTATCTGTGTTTTCCAGATCCCACAATGTCGTTTTTGTCATAAGATAACTGTTTAACAACATAATCAAGAAGAGTAATAGTATCTGAGAGCCATGCCAACTATGAGAAGAGGGTGcagtttcaaatttcaaataggTTCTCATCTTCCCTGTATGgtttattttttgatgaaaagtcATCTTCCCTGTAAGGTGtcaatcataattcataactTGCAGATATCCACTTTTTTTGCATGTGGAGTAAACCAAAAGGGCAAGATGCAATTTGTCCATTTTTGTTCTGGTAACAGCATATTATATGTGTTGGATCTAGTTACTGACTTTTGAAGGGCATTTAAacattcattttcaaaattattggTGTGAAACACATAAACTTGCTAAGTATAGCCTTGATGCTTTCAGGCACCTGCATCCAAGCCCCTCCTGCTGTGACAAGTTAGGCTCATAACATTTCAACTTTCATCTTAATTTTTGTTAACTTGAATTGACAAATATACACCCCGACAAAGAGATTAACCATTTTAATTAGTTGTACACTTTGCCAAAAATGTTATTCAATGGTGAGAAATGAGAACTTcagttgattatttatattttagcaAGGTCAATTCAAATGTCACTTGTACTGAGTtttctgttctttctttctttttaccaCAAACACAAGTGAAATTGTTCTGCGTCAAAAAATCGATTGAATATAAAAACCTTTAGATTAGCTATAAGGTCAAATCGCATCTCACAAATGCTTCTGTGAACCTAGCATTGAGTTGTAAGCAATTGCCCCTCATTCTGAACTAAGAGAGCTTGGAGGGCTAGTTTTCAGATAAACAGTGTACCCAAGCTTAGCTGGTTACAAGCAACTTGAACTTAACTAAACTGGGTGTCTGCTGTTTTAAAGTTTGAGCTCAAACTTGTAGAGCTCGCTTGGCAGTCAGCCTAGCCAAGTAAAAATTTATAGATATTactactttatcaaaaaaaaaaaatcacactgTCACTGGTCTCCTAGCAATCCATTCTACATTTCTTTCAGTTCCAAAATGTAGCAGTAAACTTCTATTTTCGATGTTTCAATATAAGCCAAGTTATCATGATGTTGTCACTCTCAAGGGGAAAGCCATCACCAAGCCTCAGTTGAATTGCATTGAGCTTGACATAGGTCCACCTAAGCTTGCATAGGCTCCCTTATTCAGATTGATAACCTATAAGCTTTCCTTCTCACCTAAATAGTTAGCAGGACCTTATTAGTTCTCAACTTCTTTTTGTAAACTCACTTTGTGAAACTACATGCTTAGGCAGTCGGAGAGATTAACACTCTCTTCCTTTTGAATCAAGCATGCAACTTTGAACTCCTTAGTTCCAACAAGAGCAACTGTGTTACTGTGTCGAGAAATGCAGAAGCTTTATAAAACTTTCGGTGAACTAAATACTAGGCACATTGATCATACTCTAACAGTCATATCGCAAAGAATCATTGAGTAGAAAAGTTGCTCGCTAAAGTGCTTTCATGATATTTTAAGAAAACGAGTTCCTTAAACGTAGTAGATTGAATTCCAGAATAAAAATCAATGACTCTTACTGAAGAACTGCATATAACTCTGTCGGAATAGacttatcaaaaataaaaaggaactCTACACTGCAACTAAAATGAGTCAAAATCATACCACGAAACTGTCATCAGTGAAGAGGTCATTAGCCACCACAGCCCTCATGGTCCATGTAGTTATCatattttgctgtttctttggAAGACACTGCAaatgaaaaaatcaataatcagcTATGTTCCACTATAAGATGTCCAACAGAGAcacttgtaaacaaatgatgAACTGCTCACCTCAATTGTATCTTGCGCAGCTGTGAATAACTCGTGGTAATCTGCTCGTACAGAGGGCTCATGACAGGCGGTGAGTGATGACATTGCAGCTTCAAGAATGGCGAAGAAATGGTCACCAGTTGCAGGCTTTACACTGCCAGCCTGAATTAGCTGCGTTGCAAGCTTTGACGCCTTGCTAAACTTTGAAGTGTTCTTTATATGTGATGCTAttttttgcatggcttcaatAACTTGTGTCTCTGAAGCATCGGTGGTTGTTTTAAATCTCAATCGTTTTTCAGGAACAGAAGCTGCAAGTCAACAAAGCTATTCAATACCTTACCCAACTCAAATATTGACCATCCAATAACTAACAAATAGTAACAAGTTGTAGGACA
The DNA window shown above is from Solanum lycopersicum chromosome 11, SLM_r2.1 and carries:
- the LOC101251433 gene encoding rubisco accumulation factor 1.1, chloroplastic, which codes for MFSLTVNSPKSLSLSTPFLPSHPHPIPTITHKPNLSPRPISALIIPPSGQRNQQYSTAPPQQQQLYQPFRPPPSPLPPKFRNLDTNSKLEVLANRLGLWYEYAPLIPSLTSEGFTPSTLEEITGITGVEQNRLVVAAQVRETLVECGLDEETLSFFESGGAELLYEIRLLSGKQRTDAASFIVRNGFDMKQAQDLARSMKDFPRRRIDYGWDKFTGDSPGDCLAFWFFRLAQEHAAAAAEDSRVEAMEKALEVVETESARNVLVEVLEGKGVDKESVIDEQVKVPLVRMKLGEVAESTKVVVLPVCKAEKREFEVEAAPWECGGVGEFGVVEAEKDWRRWVVLPGWQPIAGLERGGVAVSFKNGKLLPWKEKRKYKEEPVLVVADRGRKEVVVDDGFYLVLSGGNGSGDEGLKVERGLNLKEMGVEMSLGMVLLVVRPPRWEDEDQQIDED
- the LOC101251734 gene encoding peptidyl-prolyl cis-trans isomerase CYP19-2, translating into MAKNPKVFFDILIGNAKAGRVVMELFKDKTPKTAENFRALCTGEKGIGQLGKPLHYKGSGFHRIIPQFMCQGGDFTRGNGTGGESIYGTKFADENFSVMHTIPGLLSMANSGRNTNGSQFFITTVATPWLDGKHVVFGKVVDGYNVVEAMEKVGSDSGKTSCPVLIDDCGEITEN
- the LOC101251140 gene encoding uncharacterized protein isoform X1, whose product is MAGDLFEDLPPPAAPPSSSNGAAVTTTETSPEPRQPLPPAPAPAPALKSALKRTKPSAESQSETSVPEKRLRFKTTTDASETQVIEAMQKIASHIKNTSKFSKASKLATQLIQAGSVKPATGDHFFAILEAAMSSLTACHEPSVRADYHELFTAAQDTIECLPKKQQNMITTWTMRAVVANDLFTDDSFVFSKATGRIKETISNLPVATEDDDGEEAAALIEKSEAANEDAAQTEDKEESDPFGLDDLIPSTSKKDDRSKGKRVTSTKARKGQEEEETKRFLRSQREALISCLEIAANRYKTPWCQTSIDILVKHAFDNISRFTSRQRDAIEKLWASVREQQVRRKQGKSVSGKLDVNAFEHLQEKYANEKISIRRAVGGSGDRKCQQWLG
- the LOC101251140 gene encoding uncharacterized protein isoform X2, which codes for MAGDLFEDLPPPAAPPSSSNGAAVTTTETSPEPRQPLPPAPAPAPALKSALKRTKPSAESQSETSVPEKRLRFKTTTDASETQVIEAMQKIASHIKNTSKFSKASKLATQLIQAGSVKPATGDHFFAILEAAMSSLTACHEPSVRADYHELFTAAQDTIECLPKKQQNMITTWTMRAVVANDLFTDDSFVFSKATGRIKETISNLPVATEDDDGEEAAALIEKSEAANEDAAQTEDKEESDPFGLDDLIPSTSKKDDRSKGKRVTSTKARKGQEEEETKRFLRSQREALISCLEIAANRYKTPWSSAKPLLTS